The genomic interval TTTTGTGAAGATTACTTTACAATGATTTTACTCTTTAGTTTTCCCAGAAATGTCGAAAGATTAAAGCATTGGTTGCATATTCTTGATATAAGTGCAACTGAACCCATTGATATACAGCAGTGGCGTAACAAATTTGTTTGTTCAGTTCATTTTAGAGGTTGTGATTATATACAAACAACttacaataaaaaagtattgaaagaaGATGCGTTTCCGTCCCAGTATATACTTGGTAAACCTTACGCTGTTAAATCGACAAATAAGGAAATTGCTGATAATGCCTACATAAGTTCCTCATTTACAACCCATGCTTCTCAAAGTAGCCAAACAATGGATACCCAGAGCCCAAAAGCTGGTACTGTACAACGGAATAGGAAACTTATCCAATCTATTGACAGCTTTAGGTATgttgttcaataaatatgatactTTTGTTTACTTTGTTCACTTTTAGCATTGCACCTGGAactgtaaaaacaaaaactgatcAAGTTAGACAGCACCAAATGGCATACCAAAAGCAACTTAATGCTGCTAGACAATGCATAAATGTCTTAAAAATGCAAGTGAGTGACGTAAAACagcttgaaaaatattatgagaCTGTTTCATACTTGTTGATGTCAAGTTActtggaaaaatattcaaaacctCTATATCTTCAGATCATGATTGGCTTAACCAGgtcatatataatttaatactaAATCTCCACTCCAGAGAAGTTGAAGTTTTACAATTCATTTTTGCTTCACACATATAACGAATaactgaaattattaataagatGCTGTGGAAGAacttttatatcaataaatctaATGGAAGGTACAAATTATCTAGATTCcattattgaaaaaagatcGTCTCATTAGAAGAGTGAATTATGGAGCTGCAAGTACCTATattcaagtttgaaaaatatttttttttattttgttaatatgttgatttgaatattgaaaaagattcatgatatttcaatttttgtcgGATGTGTTACTATCTTGTTAGTCAGATATTAGTTGTGTCTTACATAGTTCACATTTTGGGGGTCCACTTTTGGTGGTTAAATAGCAGTGATAAGCTTAGTGGGGCCTATTCATAACCTAGCTTGAGTAATCTTTCGCTGATTAACTGAGACCAAAGTTTCACTTTCGGTTTCTACTCATGTAGTTTTGATTTCGATGTTTGCCACAGTTTTTGTACATTTGATTTAAGTagtgatttttaattgttgtgCTGTGATAATTCAACTTTAATTTGGAGTAATATTGGGTGTGTGGGATAAAGTTGACTGATTATATAGATCAAGTTAAGAGAGACTGAATATTTTTTGGGAATATGTGAATGAGTGCTTGCAGAATAGCATATATATAACAGATGCTGCTTGTTTCATGTAGCTTAAATAGTAGTGTCCTGTGTGAGAACACATCACAACCCCATTTTATTGTAATGGGAAAGTTAAGATGATTCcaaattccattaaaaaaaatgtaactttgatatgacGCAGAACTCTGGAATACCctgtaagattgtaaataattttgaaatgtaaaGACTAATGATGGCTATAATCgctcaaatttttaaattgatatctcaaagtACTTAAAAAAACCTTAATTTCTCCATTAACcattaaaaagttttcaattatttcttacAATATGCTATGTTCTCTGAAttaattcactttttttgtGTTCAGGAAAAACAAATCAAGAAAATGATTTCGCTTGGCAGACTCTCCACTGATTTTAGTTCAGATGTAAAAGATGAAATTGAAATAGATGAACATCTGTATGAAATCGACATTTGTAATGTGAAAGAAGAAGTTGAAATTGTTGAACATGAATTGAAAGCAGAGCCGCATGAATTCAATGATATAGATGATGTTATATCTCTTCCAGATGGATTTGTTACAGGTGGCCAAATGTGTTATTGTTCTAATTCTCGTGGACCACTCGTACATTGTTAGACAGATTAGCAAGTAAATACAATACTAATACAGAAAAAAAGCAGATGAGTTTATCAGTAACCGAAATCGTATGCGCATGTGCCAGGCAGCCATTTTATAATCGGTAAGTCCATTAACCACACTTCAACTAAAGCGATtataaacaaactttattgTTTAGCATATTGTactcattaataattatttgttttatttcatgtACTTCTATTTTTTCATGGTTTCCCTAAAGCAAAAAGGAACTCAAGAAAAAGATGTGCATATCGACATTGTCCTACCTGAATGGATGAATATACCAGTCtctttgtttatcaaaatgaCCCAGAAAGgcaagaatattgaaaaatatttggctTGATTGTACTATCGGTAAATTTGGAATAtgtgatttattttgataatttttgatgtacttattttagtaataaaaaactcgaaaatataaaattactgtatttttttttatatttattgtcgCATCAACTTAAAAGGTTATTAGCGACATGTCAGTtgttcacaatttatgatacaGTTGAGtgtcttttagatatttgattaagtCTGTAGTATTACAATTATTGTTCAGCAGAGCGACCATGTTGTTTGGGAAGTTGTTAGTCTTTCGTTTTTATACTCTTATACTTATACAGTTCAACAATAAGCGTTTCACGTTTAGATTCTCGTTACAAGTGTCACTCTGGTGTGCCCCAACCTTAaacgatcgatttttatttggtccgtacgatttttaaaactggTTTTCGACTGCGATCTGTTCCACTCACTTTGCCACTGACACTGCACTTTTGTTTATTGTCCCTTTGTAGTCGTTTGCTATCGCTTCGCGTACAACTGTTGCGTCGTTGTTATCTGCTACTTCGTTGGCACATTTGTCTGCTTTTTCGTTTCCTGGGTGTGTGATGGTAACCAGATAATTGATACGTTTTCTTGGTTGGGGGATAAGGTGTAGTGGGGTTTTAATGAGGATACCTATTGGGTGTTTGGGAAAGAGTTGTTGAATAGTTTGTATCGAGCTCATGGAGTATGTAATTATGGCTATACTATTGTATTGATTTCTTCTAGCGATGATTAATGCCTGTAATATGGCAGAGTTCTTCAATGTGGACGTAGTTTAAATGTTTGTATTTCGTTTTCTACTACTACTGGAGCTCCTAGGCCATTAGGTGTTTTGGAAGCGTCGGTGTAcagaaaatggaattttttgaaGCTTTTTTCCGTAAGAGGACGgagtattttttgtattattttctctatttaaatattaaaaatacacaTTTTGCATCAAACGTACGAATAAAgggaataaatatttcaaagcaGCTTCTGAAttctataattttgaaattcgcgCTTTGGTGGACAGTTGacatatgttaatttttattacaaaactgTCAAAAGATTTgctgtaaataataataatagcaTTATAAATATACTGCAagttaaaatgtaaatatttttaagtaattatTGTATCAGAATAGTATTTTGAGTTAATGATCTATATAGTATGCGAAATAGAgatgtatataattttacatcACACAATTCTTTGTTTAATCCAAAAAAAATAGAACGCCATTTGCCTTTGAATAACATTAACAACAACTTTCATTACAATCATTtagtaaaaattgttcaaatagaATGAAATTCTACAGGCTCAgaatattaaataatcttttaaagtTACTCTAAACACACatctcattaaatttatttctcagATATATTCTACAAGATATATGATTTAATCCTTCAAGCATGGACATAGCGTCAACTATTGTTGTTTAAGAAATGGtaagttgaaatatttctttaaatacaTTGTTTAGTATCGAAAATGTTTCAGGAAAACCGAAAgtaaacaacaaacaaaatctGTGGTAACTGTATTGAAACTACAGTAAATGGGATTTGGATAGAGATACTTACCAATTTCAAGATCTATTTCTTATCACGAAATTAAAAACTAGCTACAGTGAGTACtttaaagttaggttaagtattatttgtctataaaaaatgacaatatattATTCACATTTATCTAGTCATAACATATTCACCACTACATTAACCTTTTCACTGCTATTATctctttatcaataatttatagaGCTTATAGTGTGTCAAAAAATAAAGGTACTTCTGAATGTATATGTAAAGTTTAAACTAAACAATGTTTTATTGCAAATTTGAGAAATCATGAAATTGAATCAGTATTGGTcttctcattattattttccttgTTCCCTGTATTTGATAACTATTATCATGTAATCAGGCATACAGTCttctttttttgaaatgatacattttttgtaatgtAGTTTTGGTATTTGGTGATAATTctgcaaatttattttttttaccacCCTTCTTAGGCTAACTTTAGAACTGAATTGAACTAGTTTTATTACTATGTTGAAGTGGatactttttgatgaaaaaataataatagtagaTGCACCAAAACTATTAAAACAGACAATTCTTTTTATATGGAAATACAATTGAATTAATGAACAACTATGGATTATATAATTGAACTTGTTAAAgtggtaaatttatttatatattattttaccatATTGAAGCAATACCATTAACACATAAAATGCGGTGTGGGGTCAATTGACTCTGTGTCTATCTTTGCAATAGTGCTGAGACTGTGAGAGGTTTGGTGTAACTCGGTTTGGTGTTCCGATTTCGTGATTCAAAATTATGGTCACTTTACGATTGACCCCGTGACGCACTTGTGGATAATTACGTGTTaagatgttattaaaaaaacttattcattttaatattttttgtatttaatttacaGATAATGCCAAGACATAGAGATGTGCCGTCTCTAGAGCTACTGAGCCTGAAGAGTATAGGTTGCCTTGTCGTGCAAATGGCGCCTACAATTCTATCTAAAATATCTGTATACAAGGAACCTCAGAAGGTGGTATCTATTCTTCAAAAGAATCTATCATGGTTGAATAATCATTTGTCTTCGCATATTCCTTTTTATCTCTACGATCAAATGGCTATGGAAGTTTTGAAAGCCGTGGAAGCGCTGGTAGAAGAAACAAAGAAATCTTATTATCCTCGTACTTCAATGTCGAGATTTTTAACTGAAATGAATGTAGCTGTGAGTCTAACTGAAGTTGTTGTGaatcattatttgaaaagtgttgATTTGTCTCGGTGGCCTAAAATAATGagatatttgttatataaaaaattacataaattaacGGGATTAGAAAATCTGTATATAGGATCTTGCTTAGGTGGTTGGAGAACATCAGAATTCGATAGGTGTTTACTGGATAGTATATCAcaaatgaaacatttaaaatCCCTTTGTTTGTGCTTCGACGGTACAGACTTTACTGTCCAAACTGTAGGTGAAAATTGTCTCCAGATTCAATGTTTAGATCTAACTTCTTCTATCGCAGTGACTGATAGATGTATACCGTTTTTACTGAAATGTGTTAACTTGAAAGAATTGCAATTACATCGAACTTCTGTAACCACGGAAGGATTAGCCCAGCTTATCGTTGGGCTTCCGAAATTGCAAGATTTGGGACGTTGCGATGATTTTGGGAATGTTATCAAACATTTACACCATAAATATCCGAACGAAGGACCTTTTGCACTCAAAAAAATCCAAACTAGAGACATCACCACTGAAAATTTGAGATTATTAGTGTGGATGTTTCCGAAAATTGAGTATGTTAGTTTATTTCACGATGTACAGATATCAGATTTGACTGTTTTAATTTCATTAGACCACCTTaaagatttgaaattattgtcgtGTGCTTTTTATAGTGATTATTTACAACAATTATTGGAAATCAGAGGTACAAATATAACTAGTCTTCATTTAGAACACGTAGAAGAATTGGACTTCAAAGTTTTAGTTGATATTAGTCAATATTGTCCGAAATTGAAAAACTTGGTATGTTATAATTGCGATTTCCGAAATAGCCCCATACCAAACCAGAAATTTAAAGTACATCCGTTCTTAAATTTGGAACGGATATTTTGGGTAGTCGACAGTGCTGTCAGTCATTTGGAATTCATACTTAATCATGCTTATCACATAAAGTATATCCATTTAGGTTCTTCGAATGGAATTACACATTCTTCTATTGTAAATATACTGACTGTgaattcaatgaaaaaacttgaagaacTGCGAGTTTTATACAGCAGCGATATGAATATGAGGACTGTTGAATTATTGTTAGCCAGTTGTACCAATTTGAAAGTTTTATCTGAATTAGAAAGTTGGCAGGGTATAAATATCAATGAACTGGAAACgttta from Diorhabda sublineata isolate icDioSubl1.1 chromosome 8, icDioSubl1.1, whole genome shotgun sequence carries:
- the LOC130447699 gene encoding uncharacterized protein LOC130447699, which translates into the protein MSCAVKTCKNIKRFKPEGISFHHFPRNVERLKHWLHILDISATEPIDIQQWRNKFVCSVHFRGCDYIQTTYNKKVLKEDAFPSQYILGKPYAVKSTNKEIADNAYISSSFTTHASQSSQTMDTQSPKAGTVQRNRKLIQSIDSFSIAPGTVKTKTDQVRQHQMAYQKQLNAARQCINVLKMQEKQIKKMISLGRLSTDFSSDVKDEIEIDEHLYEIDICNVKEEVEIVEHELKAEPHEFNDIDDVISLPDGFVTGGQMCYCSNSRGPLVHC
- the LOC130447987 gene encoding uncharacterized protein LOC130447987 → MPRHRDVPSLELLSLKSIGCLVVQMAPTILSKISVYKEPQKVVSILQKNLSWLNNHLSSHIPFYLYDQMAMEVLKAVEALVEETKKSYYPRTSMSRFLTEMNVAVSLTEVVVNHYLKSVDLSRWPKIMRYLLYKKLHKLTGLENLYIGSCLGGWRTSEFDRCLLDSISQMKHLKSLCLCFDGTDFTVQTVGENCLQIQCLDLTSSIAVTDRCIPFLLKCVNLKELQLHRTSVTTEGLAQLIVGLPKLQDLGRCDDFGNVIKHLHHKYPNEGPFALKKIQTRDITTENLRLLVWMFPKIEYVSLFHDVQISDLTVLISLDHLKDLKLLSCAFYSDYLQQLLEIRGTNITSLHLEHVEELDFKVLVDISQYCPKLKNLVCYNCDFRNSPIPNQKFKVHPFLNLERIFWVVDSAVSHLEFILNHAYHIKYIHLGSSNGITHSSIVNILTVNSMKKLEELRVLYSSDMNMRTVELLLASCTNLKVLSELESWQGININELETFKKYIITNNFDLDIRPTLSFTI